In a genomic window of Mercenaria mercenaria strain notata chromosome 19, MADL_Memer_1, whole genome shotgun sequence:
- the LOC128550930 gene encoding uncharacterized protein LOC128550930 produces MGGYFTFLVLFLCSFTAYGGEGGSYSSTVTYGYQTQQTTKQTTQHPTTGKVTSWTNAAVSTATFGSGSGGGSISGTGHSASGQQHGQCGNSGQDLGISQIVLLLCFIVITYC; encoded by the exons atgggaggcTATTTTACTTTCCTCGTTTTGTTCTTGTGCAGTTTTACAGCTTATG GAGGAGAAGGAGGAAGCTATTCTTCCACTGTGACATATGGATATCAAACCCAACAGACGACAAAGCAGACGACACAGCATCCAACTACTG GAAAAGTAACATCTTGGACTAATGCTGCAGTCAGTACAGCTACCTTCGGAAGCGGAAGTGGAGGAGGGTCAATAAGTGGAACAGGACATAGCGCATCTGGCCAGCAACACGGACAATGCGGAAACAGTGGTCAAGACCTCGGAATCAGTCAAATAGTGttgcttttatgttttattgtaataACTTACTGTTGA